TGGGGATTTTAAAGGTAGTCGCAAGTTGATGGATTTTGAGACGGGCAAAAAAGCAATCGATTTTTTAATAAAAAGTTCTGGGAAAAGGCAAAACATTGAAGTCGATTTTTTTGGCGGTGAACCCCTTTTAAATTTTGAAGTAGTCAAGCAATTAGTAGAATATGGAAAACAGAAGGCAAAAGAAAACAAAAAGACTATCAAATTTACTATAACAACTAACGCAGTACTCTTGGATGACGAAAAAATAAAATATTTTAATGAAAACTTTTCTAATGTGGTACTTAGTTTAGATGGAAGAAAAGAAGTAAATGACAACATGAGAATACGCGTAGACGGCAGTGGAACTTATGATACAATAGTTCCCAAAATAAAAAAGTTTGTTGAGTCAAGAGGGAAAAAGGAATACTATGTTAGAGGGACTTTTACTGCAAAAAATTTGGATTTTGCCAATGATGTGTTGCACATTGCTGATTTAGGAGTTTATGAAATATCTGTAGAGCCGGTAGTTGAAAAAGAAGATAAAGAATATACCTTAAAGGAAGAGCATTTAGAGAGAATTTTAAATGAATATGACAGATTAGCAGAAGAATATATAGAGAGATACGAAGAAGGAAGGCCTTTTTCTTTTTATCATTTTAAAATAGATTTAGAAGGAGGGCCTTGCGTTAAAAAAAGGCTTCAAGGCTGTGGTGCTGGCTTCGAGTATATAGCGGTGACTCCCGATGGGGATATTTATCCTTGCCATCAATTTGTGGGTATTGAGGAATTTAAATTAGGAAATCTTGAAGAAGGTATAACTAATAAAAAATTACAGCAAAAATTTATGGAAAGCGATATTTACAAAAGAGAAGAATGTACAAAATGTTGGGCAAGGTTCTATTGTAGTGGAGGTTGCTTTGCAAATAACTACAACATAAATGGAGATATTAATAAACCTTATGAGCTGGCTTGTGAAATGCAAAAAAGGCGTTTTGAAAATGCGATTGCCATAAAAGCATATCAAATGCTAAAGGGTGAGGAAAATGATTATAAAGGAATATAAGGGTATGAAACCCAAAATAGATGATGAGGCGTATATAGCGGAAACAGCAGAGGTTATTGGAGATGTAGAAATAAAAAAAGATGCAAATATATGGTATGGGGCTGTGCTAAGAGGAGATATAGATAAAATAGTTGTTGGAGAAGGAACTAATATACAAGATAATTGTGTTGTACATGTTACAGAGGGACATCCCTGTTATATAGGAAATTACTGCACAATAGGACATGGGGCGATAGTCCATGCTTGCAAGATAGGAAATAGTGTGCTAATAGGTATGGGAGCAATTATATTAGATGATGCAGAAATAGGAGATAATTGTATAATAGGAGCAGGATCACTAGTGACAGGAGGTAAAAAGATTCCTGAGGGCAGTCTTGCTTTTGGGAATCCTGCAAAAGTTATAAGGAAACTTACTCAAGAGGAAATTGAAAATATTCATCGCTCCTATGAACATTATGTAGAATTAGCAAAATTGCATTTTTCTAACTTTGGGCAATTGACCGTTTACAATAAAAGTAATATAATAGAAAATAGTTAAACTACGAAGGAGGATTCGAATGAGAAGTAGAGGTTTTATCAAATTTTTTTCTGTAATCATTGTTGCAGCAATAGTTGCATATATAGCCTTTTTTGGAATAAAGGCAGGCAATTATTCTATAAGCCCAGTACAGGATCACATGAGATTGGGGCTAGACTTAAGAGGAGGCGTTTATGTATTAGAAGAAGCACAAGGTAATGTTACACAAGATGCGATAAATAAAGCTATTGCAGTCATAAGGAACAGGGTAGATGCTCTTGGCGTGACACAGCCTGTAATAAGTCAACAGGGGTCAAATAGAATTCGTGTAGAGTTGCCTGGCATGAATGACCCTGATAGGGCAATAGAGATAATAGGTAAAACTGCTCAATTGAAGTTTGTTGGTCCAGATGGTCAGGTTATTTTAACAGGTGCTAATGTAAAAGATTCAAAAGCAGTATATGCTCAAACTCAAACAGGAATCCAGCAACCAGAAGTTACGTTAGTACTTGATGCTGAAGGAACAAAAAAATTTGCAGAAGCCACTCAAAAATTTTTAAATCAACCTATTGCAATAGTTTTAGATGATAAGGTAATATCAGCTCCGACAGTGCAAAGTGTTATCACAAATGGAAATGCGGTGATTACTGGTTTGAAGGACTTCCAAGAAGCATCTGAATTAGCTACACTTATAAGAGCTGGTTCTTTGCCTGTCACATTAAAACCCATAGCTTATAGTTCTGTAGGTGCAACGTTAGGTCCGAGTGCTTTGAATGCTAGCTTAAAAGCTGGTATATACGGTACTTTACTGGTTATGTTGTTTATGATAGCTTTTTATAGATTACCTGGTTTTGTAGCAGACTTAGCCTTATTAATATATATATTAATAAACTTCATCGTTTATGCGTTATTTAATATAACA
The sequence above is a segment of the Thermoanaerobacter ethanolicus JW 200 genome. Coding sequences within it:
- a CDS encoding gamma carbonic anhydrase family protein; protein product: MIIKEYKGMKPKIDDEAYIAETAEVIGDVEIKKDANIWYGAVLRGDIDKIVVGEGTNIQDNCVVHVTEGHPCYIGNYCTIGHGAIVHACKIGNSVLIGMGAIILDDAEIGDNCIIGAGSLVTGGKKIPEGSLAFGNPAKVIRKLTQEEIENIHRSYEHYVELAKLHFSNFGQLTVYNKSNIIENS
- the scfB gene encoding thioether cross-link-forming SCIFF peptide maturase, with the translated sequence MSELMHKFKRLGMNIVVDPVSGSIHVVDDIIYDILDFYENHSKEEIVNLLQHKYKKEDILEAIAEIDELKEKGLLFSEDIYKDIAVSRNDSVIKAMCLNVAHDCNLRCKYCFASTGDFKGSRKLMDFETGKKAIDFLIKSSGKRQNIEVDFFGGEPLLNFEVVKQLVEYGKQKAKENKKTIKFTITTNAVLLDDEKIKYFNENFSNVVLSLDGRKEVNDNMRIRVDGSGTYDTIVPKIKKFVESRGKKEYYVRGTFTAKNLDFANDVLHIADLGVYEISVEPVVEKEDKEYTLKEEHLERILNEYDRLAEEYIERYEEGRPFSFYHFKIDLEGGPCVKKRLQGCGAGFEYIAVTPDGDIYPCHQFVGIEEFKLGNLEEGITNKKLQQKFMESDIYKREECTKCWARFYCSGGCFANNYNINGDINKPYELACEMQKRRFENAIAIKAYQMLKGEENDYKGI
- the secD gene encoding protein translocase subunit SecD; translation: MRSRGFIKFFSVIIVAAIVAYIAFFGIKAGNYSISPVQDHMRLGLDLRGGVYVLEEAQGNVTQDAINKAIAVIRNRVDALGVTQPVISQQGSNRIRVELPGMNDPDRAIEIIGKTAQLKFVGPDGQVILTGANVKDSKAVYAQTQTGIQQPEVTLVLDAEGTKKFAEATQKFLNQPIAIVLDDKVISAPTVQSVITNGNAVITGLKDFQEASELATLIRAGSLPVTLKPIAYSSVGATLGPSALNASLKAGIYGTLLVMLFMIAFYRLPGFVADLALLIYILINFIVYALFNITLDLPGIAGFLLSIGMAVDTNILIFERFKEELWAGKSIRPALDAGFAKAFRAVFDANITTIIGAIILFYLGSGNVKGFALTLLIGVTSSLFTAITVTRFLLHALLDMDLTKNIKLYGA